The DNA sequence ATCTGATGCCCACGCTGGGCTTGTTTCTTCAATCAGGTCTAGTTTTGCTGGAACGTCGTGGCAACGCTGTTATTTTCATTTGTCCCGCAATGTGGTAGGGTTGTTACCTAAAAAAGGATCCAAAGAAATGAAGGCACAAATCAAGGATATCTTTGACGCCCCTACGCTCGATCAGGCAAGAGAACGTAAAAATAAACTGATAGATGCTTATGGTGAAGAAAAAAAGTATGAATCAGCCATGGCGCTATTAGATGAAGCTTTTGATGATACAACCCAATACTACCAGTATCCTGCGCATCACCATATTCGCTTACGTACTAGTAACAGTATTGAACGACTGAACCAAGAAGTTCGCAAAAGGGAAAAAACAATTAAAATTTTTCCTAATTTAGCCTCTGCTACTAGATTAATAGGGGCGATTTTAATGGATATTGACCAGACATATGCGAACGCCAGAAATGTCTTTTTAAACATGGAAGAAAAAGTGAAATAAAAAATATAGAATTAATTGGAAAATTTTTGCCCCCCTCGGGGGGCAACCCCTGAAAGTTCAAAACCTAAAAGACCCATTCTACCTTCGGTAGAATTTATTATATACAGGTTAAAACATTGTATTTTACTTTTACACATAAGTAAGGACTTGACTGGAGGATATGGCTGAGTGGTAATGAATTGAGTTTTAAAATCCCATTAGAAGAGGAGACCGTTCCTGAGTGGCTATGAACCTAAGTTTAAAAACCAGTTAGAGGAGCAACGCCCTCCTGAGTGGCCAAGAAACAAGTTAAAAAAACCTTGAGAGAAGGAGCACCCTCCCGAACGGTTATAAAAAACCCGTTAGAAGTTGTATTTCCCCATCATTTTCCAATATAATAAAGCTATATAATAGTATGGAGGTATTACACATGGCGAAGGATAGTTCGTTTGATATCGTTTCACAAGTAAATATGGAAGAAGTAAAAAATGCAGTTTCTTTGGCATCAAAAGAGATTCAAAATCGTTATGACTTCAAAGGGAGTAAAAGTAGCATTTCAGTAGACGAAGAAGAGCTAGTATTAGTATCTGATGACGAGTACAAACTTGAGCAACTAAAGGATGTTTTACTTAGCAAGTTGATAAAAAGAGACGTATCTGTAAAAGCATTAGAATATGGAAAGTTAGAAGGTGCTTCGGGCGGAACTGTACGTCAGCGTGCAAAAATTCAGCAAGGCATTGATAAGGAACAGGCGAAAAAGATTAACACAATTATAAAAAATAGTGGTGTAAAGGTAAAAAGTCAAATTCAAGATGATCAAATTCGTGTTAGTGGTAAAAATAGAGATGACTTGCAAGCAATTATTGCTGCAGTTAAAGAAGCGAATTTATCGATTGATGTTCAATTTATTAATTATCGTTAAAGCTGTACATATAGTGGGCATTTTAAAGGGCACTGAAAAAGTGAAAGAGCATCACTTTTTCAGTGCTCTTTGATTTTACCTATTGAGTCTCGCTTATGCAATGTTTAGAACCGCCGCAGTCAGCTAAAAGCACACTATAGGCTCTTATAGTAGGCGCACGGCGAGTGTAGCCATTGCCGGTACTTTTACTAGCTTATCAACACCTACATAATTGAACAGTTCATTTTCTCAAAAAGTTGAGAGTGATGAACTGTTTATTTATTTAGAAGTGTATAAATGTGGTGTTATAAGAAGGTGCGAGAACAGCAAGCAATCCCTATTAAATGAATTAGGAAAAAGCCACAATAGCTTCTAGAAAAAAACAAAATAAACATTTTAGTTTAAAAATTCTGTATAATTACATTAGGAGGTGTTTTATGGGAACTAATAATATACTAAACTATTATAATGGAAGCGGTAGCATCCCTGTTCCACAGATTTGTAATGAGAAGAAACATATTGTAAGTCCAGATCATACACCTAGCAATCATTTGAAGTATCCAGTTTTTCCCTATAAAAATCATTAAAAATAGAAATAGTTAAGGTGAAAGTGTAAAAGAGGGCACTGAAAAAGTGAAAAAACACCACTTTTTCAGTGCCCTCAAAAATGACCTTGAGTCATCCTTTTCTTATTTATTAGCTTAATAAATCATGATCAACGTAAC is a window from the Evansella cellulosilytica DSM 2522 genome containing:
- a CDS encoding YajQ family cyclic di-GMP-binding protein, whose product is MAKDSSFDIVSQVNMEEVKNAVSLASKEIQNRYDFKGSKSSISVDEEELVLVSDDEYKLEQLKDVLLSKLIKRDVSVKALEYGKLEGASGGTVRQRAKIQQGIDKEQAKKINTIIKNSGVKVKSQIQDDQIRVSGKNRDDLQAIIAAVKEANLSIDVQFINYR